A stretch of the Aegilops tauschii subsp. strangulata cultivar AL8/78 chromosome 4, Aet v6.0, whole genome shotgun sequence genome encodes the following:
- the LOC109747389 gene encoding uncharacterized protein encodes MPMVLREKRQDVSEAGAVMDCIKLGRVNRPVVLFVGLAVHAVSVHAVYILCSQPVIVAMEPTEDIEFLWKWRKYLLLLATLVASVTYGAGLNPPGGVWSQDQGPGSNNARVHRAGAVHRPTPLAPAPAGVYPFRVGDPVLVSTYPRRYTAFFYCNAAAFVASLVIIMFLLDQRISNNPAGLTVLRLAMLLDLLALMAAFVAGSCHNVVSFIYVSAVCVVVLLYFAIYLGVASISSHSRLLLFFCGESSCLLLFMRKAPVAASYAVKGRIKERRKFLLLLATFATPLTYAAGLAPPGGFWSETVAGHSAGAPLLHDGRYKIRYHAFFYANANSFVASLAIIMVLTSRTLSDRLIQSYLLLVCVLVELLGLMAAYAAGSCRLITTTIYIVSLVGAVLLYIVVQMVVELLCKLRVQQ; translated from the exons ATGCCGATGGTGCTGCGTGAGAAGCGGCAAGACGTATCAGAGGCTGGAGCCGTGATGGACTGCATCAAATTGGGTCGGGTGAACCGGCCGGTCGTTCTGTTTGTTGGACTAGCTGTCCATGC AGTCAGTGTGCATGCAGTGTACATATTGTGTTCCCAACCGGTAATCGTGGCGATGGAGCCGACAGAGGACATCGAGTTCCTCTGGAAGTGGCGCAAGTACCTCCTGCTGCTCGCCACGCTGGTCGCCAGCGTCACCTACGGCGCCGGCCTCAACCCGCCGGGCGGCGTGTGGTCCCAGGACCAGGGGCCAGGCAGCAACAATGCTCGAGTGCACCGCGCCGGTGCCGTCCACCGCCCGACGCCGCTGGCCCCGGCGCCGGCCGGAGTCTACCCCTTCCGCGTCGGCGACCCGGTGCTGGTGTCCACCTACCCGCGCCGGTACACCGCCTTCTTCTACTGCAACGCGGCCGCCTTCGTTGCGTCCCTGGTCATCATCATGTTCCTGCTGGATCAGCGCATCAGCAACAACCCCGCCGGCCTCACCGTGCTCCGCCTCGCCATGCTGCTCGACCTGCTTGCCCTCATGGCCGCATTCGTCGCCGGGAGCTGCCACAACGTGGTCTCCTTCATCTATGTCTCTGCCGTCTGCGTCGTCGTCCTCCTCTACTTCGCCATCTACCTAGGCGTGGCCTCCATCTCCTCCCATTCCCGTCTACTACTTTTCTTTTGCGGTGAAAGCTCGTGTCTACTACTATTCATGAGGAAAGCGCCGGTTGCGGCCTCGTACGCGGTGAAGGGGCGCATCAAGGAGCGACGCAAGTTCCTCCTGCTGCTGGCCACCTTCGCGACGCCCCTGACGTACGCCGCGGGGTTGGCGCCGCCGGGAGGCTTCTGGAGCGAGACCGTGGCAGGGCACAGCGCCGGCGCCCCGCTGCTGCACGACGGGCGCTACAAGATCCGCTACCACGCCTTCTTCTACGCCAACGCCAACTCCTTCGTGGCGTCGCTCGCCATCATCATGGTGCTCACGAGCAGGACGCTGAGCGACCGCCTCATCCAATCGTACCTGCTGCTTGTGTGCGTCCTGGTGGAGCTGCTGGGCCTCATGGCCGCCTACGCCGCCGGCAGCTGCAGGTTGATCACCACCACCATATACATCGTCTCCCTCGTCGGCGCCGTGCTCCTCTACATTGTGGTGCAGATGGTCGTCGAGCTGCTCTGCAAATTGCGAGTACAACAGTAA
- the LOC123493748 gene encoding uncharacterized protein: MHLKRYKAFYHCNTAAFVASVVVIIIVQNKHLNTLGHAALKMAMILDLFGLMGAYVAGSCRDNATNIYVSALAVVFFVYIIAKVVAYASQGRESCPTRWVQRMRDKLIEHLTPNEPPRQGEGEPPLDEEKGEQKKLERKRKFLLQLAILAATVTYQTGLNPPGGFWSETESKGERPLTAGDPVLLDHYGSRYEVFFYCNATGFMASVAVILLLVNQRLYKQGIRSKALKVCVMVGLLGLMGAYAAGSCRLLRTSIYVFALVAAVVAFLVLQILFFRCGRRKLPEQPHGENEGDEVPGQSWVPECLQRWLKPLSSAPDGKNEGDEVSSQPKRRRQDYEKSKSLMLLGILAASVTYQAGLAPPGGTWGDDDDVVVSPSAAYISHAGNPILLDTNTKRYQAFFYCNATSFVASIVVILLLLQRNVSKRGASLQAMHTAVVLDLLGLLGAYAAGSCRYLETSAYVIALVAMVVVFITIHVLLSIGRRAWEGQEGHGVEDNDDDRSDQTVSATRL; the protein is encoded by the coding sequence ATGCACCTCAAGAGGTACAAGGCGTTCTACCACTGCAACACGGCGGCGTTCGTGGCGTCGGTGGTCGTCATCATCATCGTCCAGAACAAGCATCTAAACACCCTCGGGCATGCTGCGCTCAAGATGGCCATGATACTGGACTTGTTCGGCCTCATGGGCGCCTATGTCGCCGGGAGCTGCCGGGACAACGCCACCAACATCTACGTCTCCGCTTTGGCCGTCGTCTTCTTCGTCTACATCATCGCCAAGGTCGTGGCCTACGCATCTCAGGGCAGGGAGAGCTGCCCGACACGGTGGGTGCAACGCATGCGCGATAAGCTTATAGAACATCTCACCCCCaacgagccgccccggcaaggggaaggagaacCACCTCTCGATGAAGAAAAGGGCGAACAAAAGAAGCTTGAGAGGAAGCGCAAGTTCTTGCTGCAGCTTGCCatcctcgccgccaccgtcacGTACCAGACCGGGCTAAACCCGCCCGGCGGGTTCTGGTCAGAGACAGAGAGCAAGGGCGAAAGGCCACTCACTGCCGGCGACCCGGTtctcctcgaccactacgggagTAGGTACGAGGTGTTCTTCTACTGCAATGCCACAGGGTTCATGGCGTCCGTTGCGGTCATCCTGCTCCTGGTGAACCAGAGGCTGTACAAGCAGGGCATCCGGAGCAAGGCACTCAAGGTATGCGTCATGGTCGGGCTGCTGGGCCTCATGGGCGCCTACGCGGCCGGCAGCTGTAGGCTGCTGCGCACCTCCATCTATGTCTTTGCGCTAGTGGCCGCGGTGGTCGCCTTCCTCGTCCTGCAGATCTTGTTCTTCCGCTGTGGTCGCCGCAAGTTGCCAGAGCAGCCGCACGGCGAGAACGAAGGCGATGAGGTTCCGGGGCAGTCATGGGTTCCAGAGTGCCTCCAGCGGTGGCTGAAGCCGCTGTCGTCAGCGCCGGACGGCAAGAACGAAGGAGATGAGGTCTCCTCTCAACCGAAACGACGCCGCCAGGATTACGAGAAAAGCAAGTCTCTGATGCTGCTCGGCATCCTTGCGGCGAGCGTGACGTACCAGGCAGGTCTCGCGCCTCCAGGCGGCACCTGGGGTGACGACGATGATGTGGTGGTATCGCCGTCGGCTGCATACATCTCCCATGCCGGCAACCCGATCCTGCTCGACACCAACACGAAACGGTACCAGGCCTTCTTCTACTGCAACGCGACGTCATTTGTGGCCTCCATCGTTGTCATCTTGCTGCTGCTGCAGCGCAACGTGAGCAAGCGAGGCGCGTCGCTGCAGGCAATGCATACCGCAGTGGTGCTGGACCTGCTCGGCCTGCTAGGTGCCTATGCCGCCGGCAGTTGCAGATACTTGGAGACGTCCGCGTACGTCATCGCCCTCGTTGCCATGGTGGTTGTCTTCATTACCATCCACGTCCTTCTGTCGATTGGACGACGTGCCTGGGAAGGCCAAGAAGGTCACGGTGTGGAGGACAATGATGATGATCGGTCAGACCAAACTGTATCAGCCACCAGGTTGTAA